The Roseicyclus marinus genome has a segment encoding these proteins:
- a CDS encoding efflux RND transporter permease subunit, producing MTLSDWALRRPILPLVAIALLTILGLRAAGQMPLTHLPDLGQNRIVLRLVAEDATLAAMDRDLAQPLERALAALPQVGAISSEITATDLRVTLNLRDAGLAQDTLAAVSDRINALAPTSAIAFRIADIRARASRELALLDLAVIPGDGDLVRASRTVETTILPALREIEGLTDITLRGLRRDRLTIRPDAAALAAADLTLADLSRQITDRLGRIAPADLPSGAEPGPALLGLSPLADDGDPVTALGRLPQVTGAGHVLPLATLARIETGPASTGTGTGMDAEQDWIVRHDGASAIFLRIDVDQSADLAGVLEALDTRIARLDARLAAEGNGLQLALVNRPADRAVAALGSTRRALLEGALLVIAVIALALRARRAILLAALALPLSVLPTLFVMQALGISLNIVSLLALTLASGILVDDAIVEIENIHKHLAQGRNPRQAVAKAMRDIAGPVVATSAAILAIFAPLAGMPGEAGRYFWAFGATLCIATVISLAVSRLVIPPLAARFPDRLAPADIVPKPPGRALRAYDRLLGHVLAHRWLCLAAASAIAVLSVGAALTHPGSFIPLDPPRHLQVDLSLPPHLSPDARDRLTNRLAGDIAAVQGVSAVTTLISTDAGGLTRLSIATDGAPDTARAIRARLDAEPDARAIVLTAAGRAPLAIDLAARDLATLETGAAVLSGLLADPALAGAPRVITSAPAPELRFTPDPAVLRQLGLAQDDLALALRSLTVAPAQPLGRIDLQDGRDLAVHLDPMSPASATDPDPIGASGRDLAFTALRLPSGQTVPLAALGRFDLHLTEASLSRRDGHYLRRLSIDPADPADTRDITRLVRLAVADLARDLPGLAILPDGDTRLRADMMADLRGAMGNMLLLLVAVLFLLFRAAGQVVVILISLLFSLCGGMLVLIATGLPISLPVMIGMLLLFGIVAKNGILLIDRAQRLHEQGAAMDMALRAAALDRARPILMTSAAMIAGMVPAALPGLDGAAFRQPLALTVIAGVAVSTFLSLLLVPALSLSAHRLGTRLGAIAATLGKGRAPAAATD from the coding sequence ATGACCCTGTCCGACTGGGCCCTGCGCCGCCCCATCCTGCCGCTGGTCGCCATCGCGCTCCTGACGATCCTGGGGCTGCGCGCGGCAGGCCAGATGCCCCTGACCCACCTGCCCGACCTCGGCCAGAACCGCATCGTGCTCCGCCTCGTGGCCGAGGATGCGACGCTTGCCGCCATGGACCGCGACCTTGCCCAGCCGCTCGAACGCGCCCTTGCCGCCCTGCCGCAGGTGGGGGCCATCTCCAGCGAGATCACGGCCACCGATCTGCGCGTGACCCTGAACCTGCGCGATGCCGGACTGGCGCAAGACACGCTCGCCGCCGTCTCCGACCGGATCAACGCCCTGGCCCCGACCTCGGCCATCGCCTTTCGCATCGCCGATATCCGCGCCCGCGCCTCGCGCGAACTGGCCCTGCTGGACCTCGCGGTCATTCCGGGCGACGGCGATCTTGTCCGGGCCAGCCGGACGGTCGAAACGACCATCCTCCCCGCGCTGCGCGAGATCGAGGGGCTGACCGACATCACCCTGCGCGGGCTGCGCCGCGACCGCCTGACGATCCGACCCGATGCCGCCGCGCTCGCCGCCGCCGATCTGACGCTGGCCGACCTGTCGCGGCAGATCACGGACCGCCTCGGGCGCATCGCCCCCGCCGATCTGCCCTCGGGCGCAGAACCCGGCCCGGCCCTGCTCGGGCTGTCGCCCCTGGCCGATGACGGCGATCCGGTCACGGCCCTTGGCCGTCTGCCGCAGGTCACCGGGGCGGGCCATGTCCTGCCGCTTGCCACATTGGCGCGCATCGAAACCGGCCCCGCCAGCACCGGTACGGGCACCGGCATGGATGCCGAACAGGACTGGATCGTCCGCCATGACGGGGCATCCGCCATCTTCCTGCGCATCGATGTCGACCAATCCGCCGACCTTGCAGGGGTGCTGGAGGCGCTCGACACAAGGATCGCGCGCCTTGATGCACGCCTGGCCGCCGAAGGAAACGGGCTGCAGCTCGCCCTCGTGAACCGCCCGGCGGATCGCGCCGTCGCAGCCCTCGGTTCGACCCGGCGCGCCCTGCTCGAAGGCGCGCTTCTCGTGATCGCCGTCATCGCGCTGGCGCTCCGGGCGCGGCGCGCGATCCTGCTTGCGGCCCTGGCCCTGCCGCTGTCGGTCCTGCCGACGCTCTTCGTGATGCAGGCGCTGGGGATCAGCCTCAACATCGTCAGCCTTCTGGCCCTGACGCTCGCCTCGGGCATCCTGGTCGATGACGCCATCGTCGAGATCGAGAACATCCACAAACATCTCGCACAGGGCCGCAACCCGCGACAGGCGGTGGCCAAGGCGATGCGCGACATCGCCGGCCCCGTGGTGGCGACCAGTGCCGCGATCCTTGCGATCTTCGCGCCGCTTGCCGGGATGCCGGGCGAGGCTGGGCGCTATTTCTGGGCCTTTGGCGCCACGCTGTGCATCGCGACCGTGATCTCGCTCGCGGTCTCGCGGCTCGTGATCCCGCCACTGGCCGCGCGCTTTCCCGACAGGCTGGCCCCGGCGGACATCGTGCCAAAGCCTCCGGGGCGGGCGCTGCGGGCCTATGACCGCCTGCTCGGCCACGTGCTGGCCCATCGCTGGCTCTGCCTTGCGGCGGCAAGCGCGATCGCCGTCCTGTCGGTGGGCGCGGCCCTGACCCATCCGGGCAGCTTCATCCCGCTCGATCCGCCCCGTCACCTGCAGGTGGACCTGAGCCTGCCGCCGCATCTGTCCCCCGATGCGCGCGACCGGCTCACCAACCGCCTCGCGGGGGATATCGCGGCGGTGCAGGGCGTCTCGGCGGTCACGACGCTCATTTCGACCGACGCGGGCGGGCTGACGCGGCTCTCCATCGCAACCGATGGCGCGCCCGATACGGCCCGCGCGATCCGGGCGCGGCTCGATGCCGAACCCGATGCGCGGGCGATCGTCCTGACCGCCGCGGGACGGGCACCGCTCGCCATCGATCTTGCGGCCCGCGATCTTGCCACACTGGAAACCGGCGCAGCGGTTCTGTCGGGCCTCCTGGCCGATCCGGCGCTGGCCGGTGCGCCGCGCGTGATCACCTCCGCGCCAGCGCCCGAATTGCGCTTCACCCCCGATCCCGCTGTCCTGCGCCAGCTGGGCCTCGCGCAAGACGACCTTGCCCTGGCCCTCCGATCCCTGACCGTGGCACCGGCCCAGCCGCTGGGACGCATCGACCTGCAAGATGGCCGGGACCTTGCCGTCCATCTCGACCCGATGTCCCCTGCAAGCGCCACGGACCCCGATCCGATTGGGGCGTCCGGGCGCGATCTCGCCTTCACCGCGCTGCGCCTGCCCTCTGGCCAGACCGTGCCCCTCGCCGCCTTGGGACGGTTCGACCTGCACCTGACCGAGGCCAGTCTGTCGCGCCGCGACGGTCACTACCTGCGCCGCCTCTCGATCGATCCCGCCGATCCGGCCGACACGCGCGACATCACCCGCCTTGTCCGGCTCGCCGTGGCCGATCTGGCCCGCGACCTGCCGGGCCTTGCGATCCTGCCCGACGGCGACACCCGGCTGCGCGCCGACATGATGGCGGATTTGCGCGGGGCCATGGGCAACATGCTCCTCCTGCTCGTGGCGGTCCTGTTCCTCCTGTTCCGCGCGGCGGGCCAGGTGGTGGTGATCCTGATCTCGCTCCTGTTCTCGCTCTGCGGCGGCATGCTGGTCCTGATCGCCACTGGCCTGCCCATCTCGCTTCCGGTGATGATCGGAATGCTGCTCCTGTTCGGGATCGTGGCCAAGAACGGCATCTTGCTCATCGACCGCGCGCAGCGGCTCCACGAACAGGGCGCCGCCATGGACATGGCCCTGCGCGCCGCCGCCCTCGACCGCGCGCGCCCGATCCTGATGACGAGCGCCGCGATGATCGCGGGCATGGTGCCCGCCGCCCTGCCGGGTCTGGATGGCGCGGCCTTCCGCCAGCCGCTGGCGCTGACCGTGATCGCGGGCGTGGCCGTGTCCACCTTCCTCAGCCTCCTGCTCGTGCCCGCCCTGTCGCTCTCGGCCCACAGGCTCGGCACGCGGCTCGGCGCGATTGCCGCCACCTTGGGCAAGGGCCGCGCGCCAGCCGCTGCCACCGACTGA
- a CDS encoding efflux RND transporter periplasmic adaptor subunit — protein sequence MAWMKYLALPALALLAAPVALGPLTATELGGGRHAIGPVPVTVDHAATDALSDLLPAFGRIAPADILHVPMPPAQAPVRWMDLRPGDLVQAGQVLARLDTEDAARQLALAHEDLRAALADVRVARSQLTQAETDLEQRLAAFDMLVQLAQTGASSAGQRHDAERARDRASLDVEAAHARLDMAMAQAERMRVRLAAAERHLAGMVITAPADGRVLQVAMEPGATPPAGTPLLSIAVADRMQAVLQVTPDALSRIAPGDAARIWLPGNRLLEGRVSGTRPGDAATGGLAEVRVDLPPDIDGALIQPGTGIRAEITTDTRLALTVPLSALVALPGGPGVLRVIDGRAVATPVTLAARPGEARAEILGGLPEGAPYVARAGAIVRDGDAVRPLSADSPTPETAPAPATPWQEAAIASRPGRDLP from the coding sequence ATGGCATGGATGAAATACCTCGCACTTCCGGCGCTGGCGCTTCTTGCGGCCCCTGTCGCGCTCGGGCCCCTGACCGCGACCGAACTGGGCGGCGGCCGCCACGCGATCGGCCCCGTTCCCGTCACCGTGGATCACGCCGCCACCGATGCGCTCAGCGATCTCTTGCCGGCTTTCGGCCGCATCGCCCCCGCTGACATCCTGCATGTGCCCATGCCCCCCGCGCAGGCACCCGTCCGCTGGATGGACCTGCGCCCCGGCGATCTCGTGCAGGCCGGACAGGTCCTCGCCCGCCTCGACACCGAAGATGCCGCCCGCCAGCTCGCCCTCGCCCACGAGGACCTGCGCGCGGCCCTTGCCGATGTGCGCGTCGCCCGGTCGCAACTGACCCAGGCCGAAACTGATCTCGAGCAGCGCCTCGCGGCCTTCGACATGCTCGTCCAGCTGGCCCAGACCGGGGCCTCCTCGGCGGGACAGCGCCATGATGCCGAACGCGCCCGCGACCGGGCATCGCTCGACGTGGAAGCGGCCCATGCGCGCCTCGACATGGCCATGGCCCAGGCCGAGCGCATGCGCGTGCGCCTTGCCGCCGCCGAACGGCACCTGGCCGGGATGGTCATCACCGCGCCCGCCGATGGCCGCGTCCTGCAGGTCGCGATGGAACCGGGCGCGACCCCGCCCGCGGGCACCCCCCTTCTGAGCATCGCCGTCGCGGACCGGATGCAGGCGGTGCTGCAGGTCACGCCCGATGCCCTGTCGCGCATCGCTCCCGGTGACGCGGCCCGGATCTGGCTGCCCGGCAACCGGCTGCTCGAGGGCCGCGTCAGCGGCACCCGACCGGGCGATGCCGCCACGGGCGGCCTTGCCGAGGTGCGGGTCGACCTCCCCCCGGACATCGACGGCGCGCTCATCCAGCCCGGCACCGGCATCCGGGCCGAGATCACCACCGATACCCGCCTCGCCCTGACGGTGCCCCTCTCGGCGCTGGTGGCCCTGCCCGGCGGCCCGGGCGTCTTGCGCGTGATCGATGGCCGCGCCGTCGCAACGCCCGTCACGCTGGCCGCGCGCCCCGGCGAGGCGCGGGCCGAAATCCTCGGCGGCCTGCCCGAAGGCGCGCCCTATGTGGCGCGCGCCGGCGCGATCGTGCGGGACGGCGATGCCGTGCGGCCCCTGTCGGCCGACAGCCCGACACCCGAAACGGCCCCCGCGCCCGCGACCCCCTGGCAAGAGGCCGCAATCGCGTCGCGGCCCGGACGGGACCTGCCATGA
- the hemA gene encoding 5-aminolevulinate synthase has product MARVGAAPSRPEKHAAALDAALGQLHAEGRYRTFIDIERDRGHFPHATWRKQNGDSAPITVWCGNDYLGMGQHPAVLAAMHAALDATGAGSGGTRNISGTTVHHKALEAELADLHGKEAALVFTSAYVANDATLSTLPKLLPGLIIYSDELNHASMIEGIRRNGGAKRIFRHNDMDHLRALIAADDPAAPKLIAFESIYSMDGDFGPIAAICDIADEFGALTYIDEVHAVGMYGPRGAGVAERDGLMDRIDIINGTLAKAYGVMGGYIAASARMCDAIRSYAPGFIFTTSLPPAIAAGAAASVAHLKRDPELRTMHQAAARILKTRLKGLGLPILDHGSHIVPVIVGDPVHTKTLSDMLLDRHGIYVQPINFPTVPRGTERLRFTPSPLHGRAEMDKLVRALDGLWSQCALNRTALCA; this is encoded by the coding sequence ATGGCGCGCGTGGGTGCCGCGCCCTCCCGCCCCGAAAAACACGCCGCAGCCCTCGATGCCGCCCTGGGCCAGCTCCATGCCGAAGGCCGCTACCGCACCTTCATCGACATCGAACGCGACCGGGGGCATTTCCCCCATGCGACCTGGCGCAAGCAAAACGGCGACAGCGCCCCGATCACGGTCTGGTGCGGCAATGATTACCTCGGCATGGGCCAGCATCCCGCCGTTCTGGCCGCGATGCATGCAGCACTTGACGCGACCGGTGCGGGCTCGGGCGGCACGCGCAACATCTCGGGCACCACGGTGCACCACAAGGCGCTCGAGGCCGAACTGGCCGATCTGCATGGCAAGGAGGCGGCGCTTGTCTTCACCTCCGCCTATGTCGCCAATGACGCGACGCTCTCGACCCTGCCCAAGCTCCTGCCGGGGTTGATCATCTATTCGGACGAACTCAACCACGCCTCGATGATCGAGGGCATCCGCCGCAACGGCGGGGCCAAGCGCATCTTCCGCCACAACGACATGGACCACCTGCGCGCGCTCATCGCCGCCGACGATCCCGCCGCCCCCAAGCTCATCGCCTTCGAAAGCATCTATTCCATGGATGGCGATTTCGGACCCATCGCCGCGATCTGCGACATCGCCGATGAATTCGGCGCCCTGACCTATATCGACGAGGTCCATGCCGTCGGCATGTATGGCCCGCGTGGTGCCGGGGTCGCGGAACGCGACGGGCTGATGGACCGGATCGACATCATCAACGGCACGCTGGCCAAGGCCTATGGCGTGATGGGCGGCTATATCGCGGCCAGCGCGCGGATGTGCGACGCGATCCGCAGCTATGCCCCCGGCTTCATCTTCACGACCTCCCTTCCGCCCGCGATCGCGGCGGGGGCGGCGGCCTCGGTGGCGCATCTCAAGCGCGACCCCGAACTGCGCACGATGCACCAGGCCGCCGCCCGAATTCTCAAGACCCGGCTCAAGGGTCTGGGCCTGCCGATCCTCGACCACGGATCGCATATCGTACCGGTCATCGTGGGCGACCCGGTCCATACCAAGACCCTGTCCGACATGCTGCTGGACCGGCACGGGATCTACGTGCAGCCGATCAACTTCCCCACCGTGCCGCGCGGCACCGAACGGCTGCGCTTCACCCCCTCGCCGCTGCATGGGCGCGCCGAGATGGACAAGCTCGTGCGCGCGCTCGACGGCCTGTGGTCGCAATGCGCGCTCAACCGCACCGCGCTCTGCGCCTGA
- a CDS encoding DUF4198 domain-containing protein, whose protein sequence is MNLGKTLLAAFAAASLPMTASAHFLLTYTEEAVFQGTGEIPVKLIFWHPIDNGPVMDLALPREFYMIHRGERTDLSDTLQPVVFQGAENSGAAFLGSVPIRRSGDYVLVTVPEPYYEESEDIYIQQITRSFLSRNGLPSDWDSIMGLPAEIQPLNRPYNVLVGSTFTGRVLAAGEPVAGAEIEIEYIASAPDIAGSATTPPTITPPAGGTLVAISDVNGYFTFGIPRAGWWGFAALGVGVETEFQGKELSQDAVIWVHASELE, encoded by the coding sequence ATGAATCTTGGAAAGACCCTGCTGGCCGCGTTCGCCGCCGCCAGCCTGCCGATGACAGCTTCGGCGCATTTTCTTTTGACCTATACCGAAGAGGCCGTTTTCCAGGGCACCGGGGAAATCCCGGTCAAGCTGATCTTCTGGCATCCGATCGACAACGGGCCGGTCATGGATCTGGCCCTGCCGCGCGAATTCTACATGATCCATCGCGGCGAGCGGACGGACCTGTCGGACACTCTGCAACCCGTTGTTTTCCAAGGGGCCGAGAACAGCGGCGCGGCGTTCCTGGGCAGCGTGCCGATCCGGCGGTCTGGCGATTATGTTCTGGTGACGGTGCCCGAGCCCTATTACGAGGAAAGCGAGGATATCTATATACAGCAGATCACGCGGTCTTTTCTGAGCCGCAACGGCCTGCCCAGCGATTGGGACAGCATCATGGGCCTGCCGGCCGAGATCCAGCCCTTGAACCGGCCCTACAACGTGCTGGTCGGATCGACCTTTACGGGCCGTGTGCTGGCGGCGGGCGAGCCGGTGGCCGGGGCCGAGATCGAGATCGAATACATCGCCTCTGCCCCCGATATCGCGGGCAGCGCCACGACCCCGCCCACGATCACGCCGCCCGCAGGCGGCACGCTGGTCGCGATCAGTGATGTGAACGGCTATTTCACCTTTGGCATTCCGCGCGCGGGATGGTGGGGGTTTGCCGCGCTGGGCGTGGGGGTCGAGACCGAGTTCCAGGGCAAGGAATTGTCGCAAGACGCGGTGATCTGGGTCCACGCGAGCGAGCTGGAGTGA
- the cbiM gene encoding cobalt transporter CbiM, producing MHIVDGALANEVVIGGAALAVGGVALGLKALPLEKIPAAGVLAATFFVASLIHVPVGPSSVHLILNGLAGLVLGWAAFPALFVGLLLQAVFFGYGGFTVLGVNTVNIALPAVLVGIVFGPLIARGSPVMAAIWAGIGGALAIAGTTLMVALALMFSGDAFLAAAHFVLFAHLPIVAVEALLSAAAVYLACQVKPDLFRTIRGART from the coding sequence ATGCATATCGTCGACGGGGCGCTTGCGAACGAGGTGGTGATCGGGGGGGCGGCGTTGGCCGTGGGCGGTGTCGCGCTGGGTCTGAAGGCGCTGCCGCTGGAAAAGATCCCGGCGGCGGGCGTTCTGGCCGCGACGTTTTTCGTGGCCTCGCTCATCCATGTTCCGGTCGGCCCGTCCTCGGTGCATCTGATCCTGAACGGTCTGGCGGGGCTTGTGCTGGGCTGGGCCGCCTTTCCCGCGCTCTTTGTGGGGCTTTTGTTGCAGGCGGTGTTCTTTGGTTATGGCGGGTTCACGGTTCTGGGGGTCAATACGGTGAACATCGCCCTGCCCGCCGTGCTGGTGGGCATCGTGTTCGGGCCCTTGATCGCGCGCGGCTCGCCGGTGATGGCGGCGATCTGGGCCGGGATCGGGGGGGCGCTGGCCATCGCGGGGACGACGCTGATGGTGGCGCTGGCGCTGATGTTTTCGGGCGATGCGTTCCTGGCGGCGGCGCATTTCGTGCTTTTTGCCCATCTGCCCATCGTCGCGGTCGAGGCGCTGTTGTCGGCGGCGGCGGTCTACCTGGCCTGCCAGGTCAAGCCCGACCTGTTCCGGACGATCCGGGGGGCGCGCACGTGA